The following are encoded in a window of Chitinophagaceae bacterium genomic DNA:
- a CDS encoding MBL fold metallo-hydrolase has product MHIEQIYTGCLAQGAYYIVSNGEAAIIDPLRETKPYIDRLQKDGVKLKYIFETHFHADFVSGHVDLSKKTGARIVYGPNANPEFDAVLAKDNEEFRIGDITIKALHTPGHTMESTTYLLKDENGKDHCIFSGDTLFLGDVGRPDLAQKAAHMTQEELAGLLYESLNNKIMPLADDVIVYPAHGAGSACGKNMMKETVDTLGNQKKMNYALNQPNKESFIKAVTDGLLPPPAYFGMNVAMNKKGYESFENVLNNGLRALTPDAFEMAAESTGALIIDTRDNGIFYKGFIPQSINIGLNGDFAPWVGALIADVNQPILLVTEEGNEEEAVTRMSRVGFDNLVGHLKGGFRSWLDSGKQVDVVDRISAEQFEKSFRQGQDKVIDIRKESEYAAEHVEDAYNKPLAYINEWINDIDPNEHFFVHCAGGYRSMIAASVLQARGYHNFTEIEGGFKAISNTAIPRTDYVCQSKVMKV; this is encoded by the coding sequence ATGCACATAGAACAAATCTATACCGGATGCCTGGCACAAGGTGCCTATTACATCGTATCCAATGGAGAAGCGGCCATCATTGATCCGCTTCGTGAAACAAAACCTTATATCGACAGGTTGCAAAAGGACGGTGTAAAACTGAAATACATTTTTGAGACCCATTTTCATGCCGACTTCGTAAGTGGTCATGTTGACCTAAGTAAAAAAACAGGAGCACGCATCGTGTATGGTCCCAATGCCAATCCCGAATTTGATGCGGTATTGGCAAAAGACAATGAGGAGTTCCGGATCGGCGACATAACCATCAAGGCACTGCACACGCCGGGCCATACGATGGAAAGCACCACGTATTTGCTGAAGGACGAGAACGGGAAAGATCATTGCATATTCAGTGGCGATACATTGTTTTTAGGCGATGTGGGCCGTCCCGACCTGGCACAAAAAGCCGCACACATGACACAGGAGGAACTGGCCGGATTATTATATGAGAGCCTCAACAACAAGATCATGCCTCTTGCGGATGATGTGATCGTTTACCCGGCACACGGAGCCGGAAGCGCCTGTGGTAAAAACATGATGAAAGAAACGGTGGACACATTGGGCAACCAGAAAAAAATGAATTACGCCCTCAACCAGCCCAATAAGGAATCATTCATCAAAGCAGTGACGGATGGCCTGCTGCCGCCCCCGGCATATTTCGGGATGAATGTGGCCATGAATAAAAAAGGATACGAAAGTTTTGAGAATGTTTTAAACAACGGGCTGAGGGCATTGACCCCCGATGCTTTTGAAATGGCTGCAGAGTCAACAGGAGCGCTGATCATAGACACAAGGGACAACGGGATTTTTTATAAAGGCTTTATCCCCCAGTCGATCAATATTGGGCTTAATGGCGATTTTGCTCCCTGGGTGGGGGCGCTGATCGCTGATGTGAACCAGCCGATCCTGCTGGTAACGGAAGAGGGGAACGAAGAAGAGGCCGTGACCCGGATGAGCCGGGTGGGTTTTGATAACCTGGTAGGTCACCTGAAGGGTGGTTTCAGATCCTGGCTCGACTCAGGCAAACAGGTGGATGTGGTAGACAGGATATCAGCAGAACAGTTTGAAAAAAGTTTCAGACAAGGCCAGGATAAAGTGATTGATATAAGAAAAGAGTCGGAATATGCCGCAGAGCACGTGGAAGACGCCTACAACAAACCACTGGCGTATATCAATGAGTGGATAAATGATATTGATCCCAACGAACACTTTTTTGTACACTGTGCCGGGGGATACCGGAGCATGATCGCAGCCTCTGTTTTGCAGGCACGGGGCTATCATAACTTTACTGAAATTGAAGGAGGCTTCAAGGCGATCAGTAATACAGCTATTCCCCGTACGGATTATGTGTGCCAGAGTAAAGTGATGAAAGTATGA
- a CDS encoding DUF3365 domain-containing protein, with product MKQKSFVIAGVLFLSIAFIHACNGSGADHPVDAETGKTENDYRAIGKNAATQAQSVLAKNLVNAIQKAGTEYAIEFCNTTAIHLTDSMAHSLNAGIRRVTDKPRNPRNQANENERTYIRVLKDKMNKGDSLVAKMTAMNGKMVGYYPILTNAMCLQCHGNKDTDITSATYEKIKKLYPFEVRGLWVVEMEKDKKRP from the coding sequence ATGAAACAAAAATCATTTGTCATAGCTGGGGTGTTATTTTTATCGATAGCATTCATTCATGCCTGCAATGGTTCGGGTGCCGATCATCCTGTTGATGCCGAAACCGGAAAAACAGAAAACGATTACAGGGCGATAGGCAAAAATGCCGCAACCCAGGCACAATCTGTTTTGGCAAAAAACCTGGTTAATGCCATTCAGAAAGCCGGGACTGAATATGCCATTGAATTCTGTAACACAACGGCCATACACCTGACTGACAGCATGGCTCATTCACTGAATGCCGGTATCAGAAGAGTAACTGACAAACCAAGGAATCCCCGCAACCAGGCCAATGAAAATGAACGGACATATATCCGGGTACTTAAAGATAAGATGAACAAAGGCGACAGCCTTGTAGCAAAGATGACAGCCATGAACGGGAAAATGGTTGGATACTACCCGATCTTGACAAATGCAATGTGCCTGCAATGCCATGGGAATAAAGACACAGATATCACGTCCGCCACGTATGAAAAAATAAAAAAACTGTACCCTTTTGAAGTGAGAGGGCTTTGGGTGGTGGAAATGGAAAAAGATAAAAAACGACCATGA
- a CDS encoding MBL fold metallo-hydrolase, producing MRLEQIYTGCIAHAAYYLESNGEAAIFDPLREVQPYIDRALKDNAKIKYVFETHFHADFVSGHLDLVKKTGAKIVFGPTAKPAYEAIVAEDGQVFKIGNASVKVIHTPGHTMESTTYLLIDEQGKEHGIITGDTLFIGDVGRPDLAQHVIADLTQEKLAGHLYDSLRNKIMPLSDDLIVYPNHGAGSACGKMMSKETTDTLGHQKKVNYALDPSLTKEEFIRQLLTGLTTPPVYFPQNVLMNIKGYESLDTIMQRGKRPMAVSEFEIVANETRALILDTRAASDFAKGFIPNSINIGIDGNFAQWVGEMIPDVKQEILLVTDPGREEESIIRLSRVGYDNTMGYLDGGFETWKKAGKETESVKRMTAEEFATLYETEKPLVIDIRKKSEYDAEHVIDAVNIPLNQLNSHLAEFPKDRSFVLHCAGGYRSMIAASILKQRGWDNFADVSGGFSEMAKTNVPKTAYVCPTTLL from the coding sequence TGGAAAGCAATGGCGAAGCTGCCATTTTTGATCCGCTCAGGGAAGTGCAGCCTTATATTGACCGGGCGCTGAAGGACAATGCAAAGATCAAATACGTTTTTGAAACACATTTTCATGCCGACTTTGTAAGCGGTCATTTAGACCTGGTGAAGAAGACCGGGGCAAAGATCGTTTTTGGCCCCACCGCCAAACCGGCTTATGAGGCCATTGTTGCTGAAGACGGGCAGGTTTTTAAAATAGGGAACGCTTCGGTTAAAGTGATACATACTCCCGGTCATACCATGGAAAGCACTACCTACCTGCTGATCGATGAGCAGGGAAAGGAACACGGGATCATTACCGGTGATACCTTGTTCATCGGCGATGTAGGCAGGCCCGACCTCGCCCAGCACGTGATCGCCGACCTTACCCAGGAAAAACTGGCCGGTCACCTGTATGATTCACTCCGGAATAAGATCATGCCCCTGAGCGATGACCTCATCGTTTACCCGAATCATGGTGCCGGAAGCGCCTGTGGTAAAATGATGAGTAAGGAAACCACGGATACACTGGGTCACCAGAAAAAAGTGAACTATGCACTGGATCCTTCTTTAACGAAAGAGGAATTCATCCGGCAACTGCTTACCGGTCTTACCACCCCACCGGTTTATTTCCCTCAGAATGTGCTGATGAATATCAAGGGGTACGAAAGCCTGGATACGATCATGCAACGGGGAAAAAGGCCAATGGCCGTTTCCGAATTTGAAATAGTTGCCAACGAGACCAGGGCATTGATACTGGATACCAGGGCTGCTTCGGATTTTGCAAAAGGCTTTATTCCCAACAGCATCAACATCGGTATCGACGGGAATTTTGCACAATGGGTGGGTGAAATGATACCCGATGTGAAACAGGAAATATTACTGGTAACCGATCCCGGAAGGGAAGAAGAGTCCATTATCCGCTTGTCGCGGGTAGGTTATGATAATACAATGGGTTACCTGGACGGCGGGTTTGAAACCTGGAAAAAAGCCGGCAAAGAAACAGAGTCTGTTAAACGTATGACCGCTGAAGAATTTGCAACATTGTATGAAACGGAGAAGCCGCTGGTAATTGATATCCGTAAGAAAAGCGAGTACGATGCAGAGCACGTGATCGATGCGGTGAATATACCCCTGAACCAGCTGAACAGCCACCTGGCCGAATTTCCAAAAGACAGGTCCTTTGTATTGCATTGCGCAGGAGGCTACCGGAGCATGATAGCAGCATCCATATTGAAGCAAAGGGGTTGGGATAATTTTGCAGATGTGAGCGGGGGCTTCAGTGAAATGGCAAAAACAAATGTCCCGAAAACAGCGTATGTATGTCCTACAACTTTGTTATAA
- the trxA gene encoding thioredoxin produces the protein MATMQMTTQDFKDKVFNYDTKQDWEYQGALPAIIDFYADWCGPCKMVAPVLEELSKEYEGRVVIYKVNTDIEQELSAVFGIQSIPTILFIDANGEPMMQPGAFPKHVFKKIIEEKLLVSEEVKSK, from the coding sequence ATGGCAACGATGCAAATGACCACGCAGGATTTTAAAGATAAAGTGTTTAACTACGATACAAAGCAGGACTGGGAATACCAGGGAGCATTACCAGCCATCATTGATTTTTATGCCGACTGGTGCGGCCCCTGTAAAATGGTGGCCCCGGTGCTGGAAGAGCTTTCCAAGGAATATGAAGGCAGGGTGGTGATCTATAAAGTGAATACAGATATTGAGCAGGAATTATCCGCTGTATTTGGAATTCAAAGCATACCTACTATACTTTTTATAGATGCCAACGGAGAACCCATGATGCAGCCGGGTGCCTTTCCAAAACATGTTTTCAAAAAAATAATAGAGGAGAAATTGCTGGTTTCAGAAGAAGTGAAGAGTAAATAA